A window of Plasmodium malariae genome assembly, chromosome: 5 contains these coding sequences:
- the PmUG01_05044000 gene encoding STP1 protein: MENCFNSYPVVQGITAINLYSQQVFKQVGANIKSQVSSLKSENKKEKFREKCKNLADYLINSKHPNGYIQEYIWKGSLRTWYSKNFTGITQHGGCFMIFNNEEKKLLELIYDAYDFCEKKKQYMQILSKYKKNNSSIYDCNSDENCINKCAEYNIWIKDREDHFNNKKSLLHSKCKNKISLSKFSTKNCDIMKSQTFQKVSKCSVSNTRISAHITPEEINEVSEESLRENKAQEPSKSLKQSLSQEENSPNVQTSHSEKLHHEEVLKHSANQHATKENEVTAPSQIEPSNPTTDIKSPRLQNEEATILQSPNPENSGALPNSKIISPPTYASSFSSLSTSHSSFSTALGMIKKKKKIRRGHSKFLRLLVPSFSNNKSELLIDDHLEHLIYDEEELIKKIKINELTKNLNSSSRKKDRSKTIIEIHMEILEECGNEEWKNKKEEFLEICIDEFTKMFYRTYLNLTDDDQITQIIKINNDIKKQNILWNKWIDSHRYISEKLKKVDWFNNLKNEWKKEKAYIKEMEELKKKSSNDNHRVPFLEIEKDLWKQWISEKSTFIEQYLEQDCLKELAEMLQNMSKDSINEETINYASLINIEELPHKKNYEELYKYIKKKLLTKLCILVLMTIIEECKKEVDFENSESYLDSSINEMKAEEYSDKRQKITEKIIEYNCNDLEKIRNKEIHAYTEEDNFMNQIEHWIREDDTHVNSIDNDGKVKKSDDIEENHIL, translated from the exons ATGGAAAATTGTTTTAACTCG TACCCAGTTGTCCAGGGTATTACAGCAATAAATTTGTATTCACAACAAGTATTTAAACAAGTTGGTGCTAATATTAAATCTCAAGTCTCTTCtttaaaaagtgaaaataaaaaagaaaaatttagagAAAAATGCAAGAACCTGGCTGATTATCTAATTAATTCGAAACACCCAAATGGATATATTCAAGAATATATTTGGAAAGGATCACTAAGAACTTGGTATAGTAAGAACTTTACAGGGATTACTCAACATGGTGGATGTTTTATGATTTTTAacaatgaagaaaaaaaacttttagaATTAATTTATGATGCTTACGATTTctgcgaaaaaaaaaaacaatatatgcaaatactaagtaagtataaaaaaaataatagtagcaTATATGACTGTAATAGTGATGAgaattgtataaataaatgtgcagaatataatatatggatTAAAGACAGGGAGgatcattttaataataagaagAGTCTCTTACATTCCAAAtgcaaaaacaaaatatctTTATCCAAATTTTCAACAAAAAATTGTGACATAATGAAATCTCAAACTTTTCAAAAAGTTAGTAAATGCTCAGTGTCTAATACAAGAATAAGTGCACACATCACACCTGAAGAGATAAATGAAGTTTCAGAAGAATCACTACGTGAAAATAAAGCTCAAGAACCCTCTAAATCTCTAAAACAATCTTTATCTCAAGAGGAAAATTCTCCTAATGTTCAAACATCACACTCAGAAAAACTTCATCATGAAGAGGTACTTAAACATTCAGCTAATCAACATGCAACTAAAGAAAATGAAGTTACAGCACCCTCACAGATTGAACCATCGAATCCAACTACAGATATTAAATCTCCACGTTTGCAAAATGAAGAAGCTACTATATTACAATCTCCAAATCCTGAAAATTCGGGGGCACTTCCtaattctaaaattatttctccACCTACTTATGCGTCAAGTTTTTCCTCACTTTCTACTTCacattcttcattttctacAGCTCTAG gaatgattaaaaaaaaaaaaaagataagaagAGGACACTCAAAATTTCTTAGATTATTAGTACCTTCATTTTCTAACAATAAAAGTGAGCTTTTAATAGATGATCATTTGGAGCACTTGATATATGATGAGGAAGaactcataaaaaaaattaaaataaatgaacttacaaaaaatttaaactCGTCAAGCCGAAAAAAAGACAGGTCCAAAACCATAATAGAAATACATATGGAAATACTCGAAGAATGCGGAAATGAAGaatggaaaaacaaaaaagaggaaTTCCTAGAAATATGTATAGATGAGTTcacaaaaatgttttataggACTTATCTCAATTTAACAGATGATGATCAAATAAcacaaattattaaaattaataatgatattaaaaaacaaaatattctaTGGAATAAATGGATAGACAGCCATAGATATATttctgaaaaattgaaaaaagtagattggtttaataatttgaaaaatgaatggaaaaaagaaaaagcatacataaaagaaatggaagaattaaaaaagaaatcttCCAATGACAATCACAGAGTTCCTTTTctagaaatagaaaaagatcTATGGAAACAATGGATATCGGAAAAGAGTACTTTTATAGAACAATATTTGGAACAGGACTGTCTCAAAGAATTGGCAGAAATGTTGCAGAACATGTCAAAAGATTCTATAAACGAAGAAACCATAAATTACGCAtcactaataaatatagaagaattaccccacaaaaaaaattatgaagaattatataaatatataaaaaaaaaattattaacaaagcTATGTATTCTCGTGCTTATGACAATAATAGAAGAATGCAAAAAAGAGGTAGATTTTGAAAATAGTGAATCGTATTTGGATAGTTCCATAAATGAAATGAAGGCAGAAGAATATTCAGataaaagacaaaaaattacagaaaaaataattgaatataACTGCAAtgatttagaaaaaataagaaataaggAAATTCATGCATATACTGAGGAGGACAATTTCATGAATCAGATAGAACATTGGATAAGAGAAGATGATACACACGTAAATTCTATAGATAATGATgggaaagtaaaaaaatcaGATGATATAGAAGAAAACCATATTTTATAG